One stretch of Aeromicrobium fastidiosum DNA includes these proteins:
- a CDS encoding PaaX family transcriptional regulator C-terminal domain-containing protein, producing MTAYAPLSARSVVLSLILGTPSRALTAAQLADAARHVGINPATVRVALTRAVASDELVRDGSLYRLGPRLVERRERQDAHASVTAWDGTWETVVVVTSGRSSSDRAALRTLLTRARLAELREGVWMRPANLRRETPADASVDVRTFSTTSDDPAGLVADLWDLSGWAAETRRVVTALERTRQPGERLAVAAHLVRHLSDDPLLPAELAPADWPADEARAAYSSYLAELEDVVSAGRTRRRPA from the coding sequence GTGACCGCGTACGCACCTCTCTCGGCACGCTCGGTCGTCCTCAGCCTGATCCTCGGCACGCCGTCGCGGGCCCTGACCGCGGCCCAGCTCGCCGACGCGGCCCGCCACGTCGGCATCAATCCCGCGACGGTGCGCGTCGCGCTGACCCGGGCGGTCGCGAGCGACGAGCTGGTGCGGGACGGATCGCTCTACCGCCTGGGCCCGCGGCTGGTCGAGCGCCGCGAGCGCCAAGACGCCCACGCATCGGTCACCGCGTGGGACGGGACGTGGGAGACGGTCGTGGTCGTGACATCGGGGCGCTCGAGCAGCGACCGCGCCGCGCTGCGCACCCTGCTGACCCGGGCGAGGCTCGCCGAACTGCGTGAGGGCGTGTGGATGCGTCCGGCCAACCTGCGCCGCGAGACCCCGGCGGACGCGTCGGTCGACGTCCGGACGTTCTCCACGACGTCCGACGACCCTGCCGGCCTCGTCGCCGACCTGTGGGACCTCTCCGGCTGGGCGGCCGAGACCCGCCGCGTCGTGACAGCCCTCGAGCGCACCCGACAGCCGGGTGAACGACTCGCCGTCGCGGCGCACCTCGTGCGCCACCTCTCGGACGATCCACTGCTTCCGGCCGAGCTGGCGCCCGCCGACTGGCCTGCCGACGAGGCCCGCGCGGCCTACAGCAGCTATCTCGCCGAGCTGGAGGACGTGGTCAGCGCCGGGCGAACACGTCGTCGTCCGGCCTGA
- a CDS encoding MFS transporter: MSHAMVRKPLVLLTVCLAALTINLSTMIVNIALPTLADELQAGTRSLLWIVDGYNLAFAALVLAMGSLSDRFGRRPALILGLLGFALSSILAALADSSGELIALRVAMGVFAALIFPTTLSIIANTFTERRERASALGLWGASVGIGVALGPVGGGLLLSHFSWHSVFWALVPVSLLAAGMAAAFVPESRDPGVPRIDIAGLLVSVAALGILTWTIIEAPDHGWGSPETVAGFVVAAALVLTFVSVERAVEHPMVDVTLFLDRRFSAACAAVTIAFFALFGFVFLITQFFQFVRDYSALQTGLRFLPVAVSIAAASLIGGALAPRLGTKAVVTPGLAMMGASFLWISTIGADVDYATVIVPQMVLLGVGIGLVSTPATESIMQVLPPARAGVGSAVNDATRELGGTLGVAVVGSLFSFRYGDRLVDQLTGRVDTATSAAAADSVGLAHALAQRVPGLESAVDDAFIHGLAVSCTVVGLLCLVGAVAALVSLPGARLADGVDAASGRV, encoded by the coding sequence ATGTCCCACGCCATGGTCCGCAAGCCGCTCGTCCTGCTCACGGTCTGCCTCGCGGCCCTGACGATCAACCTCAGCACGATGATCGTCAACATCGCGCTGCCGACCCTCGCCGACGAGCTGCAGGCGGGCACGCGGTCGCTGCTGTGGATCGTCGACGGCTACAACCTGGCCTTCGCCGCCCTGGTCCTGGCGATGGGCAGCCTGTCCGACCGGTTCGGCAGGCGTCCGGCCCTCATCCTCGGCCTGCTGGGCTTCGCCCTCAGCAGCATCCTCGCGGCGCTGGCCGACTCCAGTGGTGAGCTCATCGCGCTGCGCGTCGCGATGGGCGTGTTCGCCGCCCTGATCTTCCCGACGACGCTGTCGATCATCGCCAACACGTTCACGGAGCGACGCGAACGCGCCTCGGCACTGGGGCTGTGGGGTGCGTCGGTCGGGATCGGCGTCGCCCTCGGACCGGTCGGCGGTGGCCTGCTGCTGAGCCACTTCTCGTGGCACAGCGTGTTCTGGGCGCTCGTGCCCGTGAGCCTCCTGGCGGCGGGCATGGCCGCGGCGTTCGTGCCGGAGTCGCGCGACCCTGGCGTCCCGCGCATCGACATCGCCGGTCTGCTCGTGTCGGTCGCGGCGCTCGGCATCCTGACCTGGACGATCATCGAGGCACCCGACCACGGATGGGGCAGCCCGGAGACGGTCGCCGGGTTCGTCGTGGCGGCCGCGCTCGTCCTGACGTTCGTGTCGGTGGAGCGGGCCGTCGAGCATCCGATGGTCGACGTGACGCTGTTCCTCGACCGACGGTTCAGCGCCGCCTGTGCCGCCGTGACGATCGCGTTCTTCGCGCTGTTCGGCTTCGTCTTCCTCATCACGCAGTTCTTCCAGTTCGTCCGCGACTACTCGGCGCTCCAGACCGGCCTGCGGTTCCTGCCCGTCGCGGTGTCGATCGCCGCCGCGTCGCTCATCGGCGGTGCGCTCGCCCCGCGACTCGGCACCAAGGCCGTCGTCACGCCGGGCCTGGCCATGATGGGTGCATCGTTCCTGTGGATCTCGACGATCGGGGCGGACGTCGACTACGCGACGGTCATCGTGCCCCAGATGGTGCTGCTCGGAGTCGGCATCGGCCTGGTCAGCACGCCGGCGACCGAGTCGATCATGCAGGTGCTGCCGCCGGCCCGTGCCGGAGTCGGCTCGGCGGTCAACGACGCGACCCGCGAGCTCGGCGGCACGCTCGGCGTCGCCGTCGTGGGCTCCCTGTTCTCGTTCCGGTACGGTGACCGGCTGGTCGACCAGCTGACGGGACGCGTCGACACGGCGACGAGCGCTGCGGCCGCCGACTCCGTCGGTCTGGCCCACGCGCTGGCGCAGCGGGTGCCAGGTCTCGAGAGCGCTGTCGACGACGCCTTCATCCACGGGCTCGCGGTGAGCTGCACCGTGGTCGGACTCCTGTGCCTCGTCGGTGCTGTCGCCGCGCTGGTGTCGCTGCCGGGTGCCCGACTCGCCGACGGGGTCGACGCCGCGAGCGGTCGCGTCTGA
- a CDS encoding acyl-CoA dehydrogenase family protein, with protein sequence MTTHEVLNQVPPLVGHDTSDDRALREGLEREGAGWALEDVSALGRLAGTAEAQHLGRVAERDKPVLHTHDRYGHRIDEVEYTPSYHELMRTAVGHGLHGAPWADDRPGAHVARAAKFAVWNVDAGHGCPISMTYAVVPALRAAPDLATQFEPLLTGREYDPVLADPATKRGLIAGMSMTEKQGGSDVRANTTTATERPDGTYELVGHKWFTSAPMSDLFLTLAQTGSGLSCFMVPRVLPGGERNSLQLMRLKDKLGNRSNASSEIEYDGASGWLVGEEGRGVRTIVEMVNMTRLDCVIGSSTAMRSALVQATHHARHRSAFGRQLVDQPLMRNVLADLTLESEAATTAMMRLAGANDRAIRGDEQEAALRRIALAVTKYQVCKRAPMVVGEALECLGGNGYIEDSDLPRLYREAPLMSIWEGSGNVAALDALRAMAREPHTLDVYFGEVEQAEGSDARFDDALVRLKKELTSFDDIEHRARRVVEQLALVFQASLLVRHATPAVADAFCASRLGGDWGTAYGTLPAGLDVAAILERTLPTGA encoded by the coding sequence ATGACGACCCACGAGGTGCTCAACCAGGTCCCGCCGCTGGTCGGCCACGACACCAGCGACGACCGGGCCCTGCGTGAGGGGCTCGAGCGCGAGGGCGCCGGATGGGCGCTCGAGGACGTCTCCGCGCTCGGTCGCCTCGCCGGCACGGCCGAGGCGCAGCACCTCGGGCGCGTCGCCGAGCGCGACAAGCCCGTCCTGCACACGCACGACCGCTACGGCCACCGCATCGACGAGGTCGAGTACACGCCGTCGTACCACGAGCTCATGCGCACCGCGGTCGGTCACGGGCTGCACGGGGCTCCGTGGGCCGACGACCGTCCCGGAGCACACGTCGCGCGAGCCGCCAAGTTCGCGGTCTGGAACGTCGACGCCGGGCACGGCTGCCCCATCTCGATGACGTACGCCGTCGTCCCGGCGCTGCGGGCGGCCCCCGACCTCGCGACGCAGTTCGAGCCGCTGCTGACGGGCCGCGAGTACGACCCGGTCCTGGCCGATCCCGCGACCAAGCGGGGGCTCATCGCCGGCATGTCGATGACCGAGAAGCAGGGCGGCTCCGACGTGCGGGCCAACACGACGACGGCGACCGAACGTCCCGACGGCACCTACGAGCTGGTGGGGCACAAGTGGTTCACGAGTGCGCCGATGTCCGACCTGTTCCTGACGCTGGCGCAGACCGGGTCGGGCCTGTCGTGCTTCATGGTGCCGCGCGTCCTGCCCGGCGGCGAGCGCAACAGCCTGCAGCTCATGCGGCTCAAGGACAAGCTCGGCAACCGCTCCAACGCGTCCTCCGAGATCGAGTACGACGGTGCCTCCGGCTGGCTCGTCGGCGAGGAGGGCCGGGGCGTGCGGACGATCGTCGAGATGGTCAACATGACCCGCCTCGACTGCGTCATCGGATCGTCGACCGCGATGCGCTCGGCGCTCGTCCAGGCGACGCACCACGCCCGGCACCGGTCGGCCTTCGGTCGGCAGCTGGTCGACCAGCCGCTGATGCGCAACGTGCTCGCCGACCTGACCCTGGAGTCCGAGGCCGCGACGACCGCGATGATGCGCCTCGCCGGCGCCAACGACCGGGCGATCCGCGGCGACGAGCAGGAGGCGGCACTGCGGCGCATCGCCCTGGCCGTCACGAAGTACCAGGTCTGCAAGCGGGCCCCGATGGTCGTCGGCGAGGCGCTCGAGTGCCTGGGCGGCAACGGCTACATCGAGGACTCCGACCTGCCGCGCCTCTACCGCGAGGCACCCCTGATGTCGATCTGGGAGGGCTCCGGCAACGTCGCGGCGCTCGACGCGCTGCGGGCGATGGCACGCGAGCCGCACACGCTCGACGTCTACTTCGGCGAGGTCGAGCAGGCCGAGGGCTCCGACGCCCGGTTCGACGATGCGCTTGTGCGGCTCAAGAAGGAGCTGACGTCGTTCGACGACATCGAGCACCGGGCCCGGCGCGTCGTCGAGCAGCTCGCGCTGGTCTTCCAGGCCTCACTGCTCGTCCGCCACGCCACGCCGGCCGTCGCCGACGCCTTCTGCGCCTCGCGACTCGGCGGCGACTGGGGCACCGCCTACGGCACGCTGCCGGCAGGCCTCGACGTCGCGGCGATCCTGGAGCGGACGCTGCCCACGGGTGCGTGA
- a CDS encoding TetR/AcrR family transcriptional regulator — protein MPASSYHHGNLREALVEAAVEAARTNGPDGIGLRDLARTVGVSHSAAYRHFAHRDELVAEVAVRAMRGLVESMQLRLDAVERTGPVDAVLRARQRLMAVGEGYVAYALAEPGLFRSAFAVRPQPGPDGEIDLALDPSVDPYGMLSAALDGLVAVGYLSTDARVGAEATCWSVVHGFSLLHIDGPLAGTPDASRDQTLDQVLAAIDRSYAASTGAVIRPDDDVFARR, from the coding sequence ATGCCCGCCTCGTCCTACCATCACGGCAACCTGCGCGAGGCGCTGGTCGAGGCCGCCGTCGAGGCCGCCCGCACCAATGGGCCCGACGGCATCGGGCTGCGCGATCTCGCCCGCACCGTGGGTGTGTCGCACAGTGCGGCCTACCGGCACTTCGCCCACCGCGACGAGCTCGTGGCCGAGGTCGCGGTCCGGGCCATGCGGGGGCTCGTCGAGTCGATGCAGCTGCGGCTCGACGCCGTCGAGCGCACCGGCCCCGTCGACGCGGTGCTGCGGGCACGCCAGCGCCTGATGGCGGTCGGTGAGGGCTATGTCGCCTACGCACTGGCCGAGCCGGGCCTGTTCCGCAGTGCGTTCGCCGTCAGGCCGCAGCCCGGTCCCGACGGCGAGATCGACCTCGCACTCGACCCCTCCGTCGATCCGTACGGGATGCTGAGCGCGGCCCTCGACGGGCTCGTCGCGGTCGGCTACCTGTCGACCGACGCCCGCGTGGGTGCCGAGGCCACGTGCTGGTCCGTCGTCCACGGCTTCTCGCTCCTGCACATCGACGGACCGCTCGCCGGGACTCCCGACGCGTCGCGCGATCAGACGCTCGACCAGGTCCTGGCCGCGATCGACCGTTCGTACGCTGCGAGCACCGGTGCGGTCATCAGGCCGGACGACGACGTGTTCGCCCGGCGCTGA
- a CDS encoding NAD(P)H-binding protein: protein MPAAHRSALVTGATGYIGANVVDRLLADGWTVRVLTRDAAGLDGQPWASQVDVVEGDAQDVEVLNRAADGVDVAWFLIHSMTGTYDYAVRDRTIATRFGQACRARGVSRIVYLGGLYPDDVALSPHLESRREVGQILVESGVPTAVLQAGIVVGAGSVSFDLLRTVTERLPVVVGPDWLANRVQPIAIDDALHYLVTAADLPADVSRAFDIGGADALPYRDLIAVYAEVAGLRRRPILTVPVLLPRTAALWAGILAPVPTSLASSLIESLMLDMVCREHDLDDLVGAPAGGVASFRDAVSAALSVG from the coding sequence ATGCCTGCCGCCCACCGCAGCGCCCTCGTCACCGGGGCCACGGGATACATCGGTGCCAACGTCGTCGACCGGCTGCTCGCCGACGGCTGGACCGTGCGGGTCCTGACCCGTGACGCCGCGGGGCTCGACGGACAGCCGTGGGCGTCACAGGTCGACGTCGTCGAGGGCGACGCCCAGGACGTCGAGGTGCTGAACCGGGCGGCCGACGGCGTCGACGTCGCGTGGTTCCTGATCCACTCGATGACCGGCACGTACGACTACGCGGTCCGCGACCGCACGATCGCGACCCGGTTCGGCCAGGCCTGCCGAGCCCGGGGCGTCTCGCGCATCGTCTACCTCGGCGGGCTCTACCCCGACGACGTCGCGCTGTCGCCGCACCTGGAGTCGCGGCGCGAGGTGGGGCAGATCCTGGTCGAGTCGGGCGTGCCGACCGCGGTCCTGCAGGCCGGCATCGTGGTGGGCGCCGGCTCGGTCTCGTTCGACCTGCTGCGCACCGTGACCGAGCGGCTGCCGGTCGTCGTCGGCCCCGACTGGCTCGCCAACCGGGTGCAGCCGATCGCGATCGACGACGCGCTGCACTACCTCGTGACGGCCGCCGACCTGCCCGCCGACGTCAGCCGAGCGTTCGACATCGGCGGTGCCGATGCGCTGCCGTACCGCGACCTGATCGCCGTCTACGCCGAGGTCGCGGGGCTGCGCAGGCGGCCGATCCTGACGGTGCCGGTGCTGCTTCCGCGCACGGCGGCGTTGTGGGCCGGCATCCTCGCGCCCGTGCCGACGAGTCTCGCGAGCTCGTTGATCGAGAGCCTGATGCTCGACATGGTGTGCCGCGAGCACGACCTCGACGACCTCGTCGGGGCTCCGGCCGGGGGCGTCGCGAGCTTCCGCGACGCCGTGTCGGCCGCTCTGTCAGTCGGCTAG
- a CDS encoding STAS domain-containing protein → MTSVVVRTELDHVVLEVSGDIDLATAPQLRDAGLRALGIEPTRVVIDLTDVTFIDSSGLGVLVLLRRKARTHRSELALVSNSRVDAVLRVSGLEHVFTISRGTAAPR, encoded by the coding sequence GTGACATCCGTCGTCGTCCGCACCGAGCTCGACCACGTCGTGCTCGAGGTCAGCGGCGACATCGACCTGGCCACGGCTCCCCAGCTGCGCGACGCGGGTCTGCGCGCCCTCGGCATCGAGCCGACGCGGGTCGTCATCGACCTCACGGACGTGACGTTCATCGACTCGTCGGGACTGGGCGTCCTGGTGCTGCTGCGCCGCAAGGCCCGCACCCACCGCAGCGAGCTGGCCCTGGTCTCGAACAGCCGTGTCGACGCGGTGCTGCGCGTCTCGGGGCTCGAGCACGTCTTCACGATCAGTCGCGGTACTGCAGCTCCGCGGTGA
- the fdhD gene encoding formate dehydrogenase accessory sulfurtransferase FdhD yields MAGRLVRRTRVTRFAADGSSIGREDSLAVEEPLEIRVSGSSFSVTMRSPGDDFDLVGGFLVSEGVVWDADQLASMRFCAGTDDQGLQTFNVIDAELSPGTAPPDLSLERHVYTSSSCGICGTASIDAVHKATHFSLGDDDTSWSSALLGSLPDRLREHQKVFDRTGGVHAAGLFSTDGELLCLREDVGRHNAVDKVVGWALRERRLPLRGTVLQVSGRASFELVQKAHMAGIPVLAAVSAPSSLAVEHAESAGMTLLGFSRGGGFNVYAGVHRITTPSPS; encoded by the coding sequence ATGGCAGGACGACTGGTGCGTCGCACCCGCGTCACGCGGTTCGCCGCCGACGGGTCGTCGATCGGACGCGAGGACTCGCTGGCCGTCGAGGAGCCACTCGAGATCCGCGTCAGCGGCAGCTCGTTCTCGGTCACGATGCGCTCGCCGGGCGACGACTTCGACCTCGTCGGCGGCTTCCTGGTGTCCGAGGGCGTCGTCTGGGACGCCGACCAGCTCGCGTCGATGCGGTTCTGCGCCGGCACCGACGACCAGGGCCTGCAGACGTTCAACGTCATCGACGCCGAGCTGAGCCCCGGCACCGCCCCGCCCGACCTGAGCCTCGAGCGGCACGTCTACACGTCGAGCTCGTGCGGCATCTGCGGCACGGCCTCGATCGACGCGGTGCACAAGGCCACGCACTTCAGCCTGGGCGACGACGACACGTCCTGGAGCAGCGCCCTGCTGGGTTCATTGCCCGACCGCCTCCGAGAGCACCAGAAGGTGTTCGACCGCACCGGCGGCGTCCACGCGGCCGGGCTGTTCTCGACCGACGGCGAGCTGCTCTGCCTGCGTGAGGACGTCGGCCGGCACAACGCGGTCGACAAGGTCGTCGGCTGGGCCCTGCGCGAGCGGCGACTCCCCCTGCGCGGCACCGTGCTGCAGGTGTCGGGGCGCGCGTCGTTCGAGCTCGTCCAGAAGGCGCACATGGCCGGCATCCCGGTGCTGGCCGCCGTCTCGGCACCGTCGTCCCTGGCCGTCGAGCACGCGGAGTCGGCCGGCATGACGCTGCTCGGGTTCAGTCGCGGGGGCGGGTTCAACGTCTATGCGGGAGTTCACCGGATCACGACACCCTCGCCCTCGTAG
- a CDS encoding AI-2E family transporter, which translates to MAEQPRIRDRGVVIDDAFAGLQRWGLRLVVIAAAAYVVGWGIGHVWMVLFPVSMALIVATVLSPPVSWLRSKGAPAALAAGVVIVAFLATLGGIVTFLIPQVTEQAGEIASSASDGLQEVRNWLTGEPFNLSENQISAAIAALQDKLQDSASAISSGVFTTISTATSIIINIVLILMLSFFFIKDGHRFLPWLNTLGGHRAGDHLTEVLGRVWNTLGSFIRTQTLVSFIDALIIGIGLAILGSPLALPLAVITFFGGYIPIVGAFISGGVAVLVTLVTNDYKDALIALVIVVAVQQLEGNVLSPILQGKTMNLHPAVVLLSVTAGGSLFGITGAFLAVPVAATVAEILRYVNERIDDSVSVLAPKDDGRAAEILANDELAD; encoded by the coding sequence GTGGCCGAGCAACCGAGGATCAGGGACAGGGGCGTCGTCATCGACGACGCCTTCGCAGGTCTGCAGCGATGGGGTCTGCGCCTCGTCGTGATCGCCGCGGCGGCCTACGTCGTCGGCTGGGGCATCGGTCATGTCTGGATGGTCCTGTTCCCCGTCTCGATGGCCCTGATCGTCGCGACGGTGCTGTCGCCGCCCGTGTCGTGGCTGCGCTCGAAGGGCGCACCGGCCGCCCTGGCCGCCGGCGTCGTGATCGTGGCATTCCTCGCGACGCTGGGCGGCATCGTCACGTTCCTCATCCCCCAGGTCACCGAGCAGGCGGGCGAGATCGCGTCGAGCGCGTCGGACGGCCTGCAGGAGGTGCGCAACTGGCTCACGGGCGAGCCGTTCAACCTGTCCGAGAACCAGATCTCCGCGGCCATCGCAGCCCTGCAGGACAAGCTGCAGGACAGCGCGAGCGCGATCAGCTCGGGCGTCTTCACGACCATCAGCACGGCCACGTCGATCATCATCAACATCGTCCTGATCCTGATGCTGTCGTTCTTCTTCATCAAGGACGGCCACCGGTTCCTGCCGTGGCTCAACACCCTCGGTGGTCACCGCGCCGGCGACCACCTGACCGAGGTGCTCGGACGCGTGTGGAACACGCTCGGCAGCTTCATCCGCACCCAGACGCTCGTGTCGTTCATCGACGCGCTGATCATCGGCATCGGCCTGGCGATCCTCGGCTCGCCCTTGGCGCTGCCACTGGCCGTCATCACGTTCTTCGGCGGCTACATCCCGATCGTCGGCGCGTTCATCAGCGGCGGTGTCGCGGTGCTCGTGACCCTCGTGACCAACGACTACAAGGACGCGCTGATCGCGCTGGTCATCGTCGTCGCGGTGCAGCAGCTCGAGGGCAACGTGCTGTCGCCGATCCTGCAGGGCAAGACCATGAACCTGCACCCCGCGGTCGTGCTGCTCAGCGTCACGGCGGGCGGCTCGCTGTTCGGCATCACGGGCGCGTTCCTGGCGGTGCCGGTCGCCGCGACGGTCGCCGAGATCCTGCGCTACGTCAACGAGCGCATCGACGACTCGGTGTCGGTGCTGGCACCCAAGGACGACGGCCGGGCGGCCGAGATCCTCGCCAACGACGAGCTAGCCGACTGA
- a CDS encoding GAF domain-containing SpoIIE family protein phosphatase — protein sequence MNDSSTFSASPQTTLVDAGRLAALAALGLTERSDPGMERFAERVRDQLGVPVSLVSLVQHDQQVFPGMCGLPDPWASRRATPLSHSFCQHVVTTGEPLVVEDARLAPLVRDNLATIEIGVVGYAGSPLTDDRGHVLGSLCAIDTKPRRWTERELAILHDIATDCSNELRLRLARLDAELERERRDAIDAELQIALTRSQQLLSVAEVLNACRSIDDVRRALDSFVDPRSGLIELTVHLDASRPRLAADTELVVVADIEAPDSRLDADERSALRQRGARSVAYLPLHGSGPLLGHVELVWDAPRDMEPQERPMAAALAAYTGQALERAILIQNRIDVARELQAAMLAPLPRETGLDLAACYLPAMAEEQIGGDWYDAFVLPGGDGGGASVVVSVGDVTGHDIAAATVMGQVRAMLRQTAWDHPDAAPSAHLAGLELACEAFDIPASGTAVVARLTPVPGTGRWQMTWVNAGHPPPLVVEPEGRTGLLTDHDMLFGYPDLATRSRRDHMIELQPGATVVLYTDGITDESSIDRDDQVVALVDVVGRTRAQGSQAVVRALADRFVDMSDDVVALVLQVPPADA from the coding sequence GTGAACGACAGCAGCACCTTCAGCGCCTCCCCGCAGACGACCCTCGTCGACGCAGGACGGCTGGCAGCGCTGGCGGCGCTCGGACTGACGGAACGGTCGGACCCGGGCATGGAGCGGTTCGCCGAGCGCGTGCGCGACCAGCTGGGCGTCCCCGTGTCGCTGGTGTCGCTGGTCCAGCATGATCAGCAGGTCTTCCCGGGCATGTGCGGGCTGCCCGACCCCTGGGCGAGCCGCCGCGCCACGCCGCTGAGCCACTCGTTCTGCCAGCACGTCGTCACGACCGGCGAGCCGCTCGTCGTCGAGGACGCCCGCCTGGCACCGCTGGTGCGCGACAACCTCGCGACGATCGAGATCGGGGTCGTCGGCTACGCCGGATCACCCCTGACCGACGACCGTGGTCACGTGCTCGGATCGCTCTGCGCGATCGACACCAAGCCCCGGCGGTGGACCGAGCGTGAGCTGGCGATCCTGCACGACATCGCGACCGACTGCTCCAACGAGCTGCGGCTGCGGCTCGCCAGGCTCGACGCCGAGCTCGAGCGCGAGCGACGCGACGCGATCGATGCCGAGCTGCAGATCGCGCTGACCCGGTCGCAGCAGCTCCTGAGCGTCGCCGAGGTGCTCAACGCGTGCCGCTCGATCGACGACGTGCGCCGCGCCCTCGACAGCTTCGTCGACCCCCGCAGCGGGCTGATCGAGCTCACGGTGCACCTCGACGCCAGCCGGCCGCGCCTGGCCGCCGACACCGAGCTCGTGGTCGTCGCCGACATCGAGGCCCCCGACAGCCGGCTCGACGCGGACGAGCGCTCGGCCCTGCGGCAGCGCGGGGCGCGGAGCGTGGCCTACCTGCCCCTGCACGGCTCGGGTCCCCTGCTGGGGCACGTGGAGCTGGTCTGGGACGCCCCCCGCGACATGGAGCCGCAGGAGCGTCCCATGGCCGCGGCCCTCGCCGCCTACACGGGCCAGGCGCTGGAGCGCGCGATCCTCATCCAGAACCGCATCGACGTCGCCCGCGAGCTGCAGGCAGCGATGCTCGCCCCGCTGCCCCGCGAGACGGGTCTCGACCTGGCCGCGTGCTACCTGCCGGCGATGGCCGAGGAGCAGATCGGTGGCGACTGGTACGACGCCTTCGTGCTGCCGGGGGGCGACGGCGGGGGCGCGTCGGTCGTCGTCAGCGTCGGCGACGTCACGGGCCACGACATCGCGGCGGCGACGGTCATGGGCCAGGTGCGCGCGATGCTGCGGCAGACCGCCTGGGACCACCCCGATGCCGCGCCATCGGCCCACCTCGCCGGGCTCGAGCTCGCGTGCGAGGCCTTCGACATCCCCGCCAGCGGCACGGCCGTCGTGGCACGCCTGACCCCCGTGCCGGGCACGGGCCGCTGGCAGATGACGTGGGTCAATGCGGGCCACCCGCCGCCGCTGGTCGTCGAGCCCGAGGGCCGCACCGGCTTGCTGACCGACCACGACATGCTGTTCGGGTATCCCGATCTCGCGACCCGGTCACGTCGGGACCACATGATCGAGCTGCAGCCGGGAGCGACCGTCGTGCTCTACACCGACGGCATCACCGACGAGTCGTCGATCGACCGCGACGACCAGGTCGTGGCCCTCGTCGACGTCGTCGGCCGCACCCGCGCCCAGGGATCGCAGGCTGTCGTCCGGGCGCTGGCCGACCGGTTCGTCGACATGTCCGACGACGTCGTCGCGCTGGTGCTGCAGGTGCCCCCGGCCGACGCGTAG
- a CDS encoding DUF1801 domain-containing protein: MDNDWRAESVEQLRAWIVEALPDVTEEVKWRKPSNPDGVPTFSSGGLICTVETYKDKVKVTFAKGASVDDPAGLFNASLDAGTRRAIDVPAGGSVDHSEFVALVRRAAERNLA; the protein is encoded by the coding sequence ATGGACAACGACTGGCGGGCAGAGAGCGTCGAGCAGCTGAGGGCGTGGATCGTCGAGGCGCTTCCCGACGTGACCGAGGAGGTCAAGTGGCGCAAGCCGTCGAATCCCGACGGTGTGCCGACCTTTTCGAGCGGCGGGCTGATCTGCACCGTCGAGACCTACAAGGACAAGGTCAAGGTGACGTTCGCCAAGGGAGCGTCGGTCGACGACCCGGCGGGGCTGTTCAACGCCAGCCTCGACGCGGGCACGCGCCGGGCGATCGACGTCCCGGCCGGCGGCTCGGTCGACCACTCGGAGTTCGTTGCGCTCGTCCGGCGGGCGGCGGAGCGCAACCTGGCCTGA
- a CDS encoding dihydrofolate reductase family protein, with amino-acid sequence MRTLIVTSFVSLDGVMEAPGGEAGYRNAGWTFKDVEFVPEAYEIKGREQEETAALLLGRVSYEAFAPVWPTMDDFAGYNAMPRYVVSTTLTEGDERWPATVLSSLDEVAALKQTEGGPIAVHGSATLAQGLADAGLVDRYHLLVFPLLLGAGRRLFGTSDVDATKLSLVEHEVYSNGIQKNVFDVVR; translated from the coding sequence GTGCGCACCCTCATCGTCACCTCGTTCGTGTCCCTCGACGGCGTCATGGAGGCACCGGGCGGCGAGGCCGGATACCGCAACGCGGGCTGGACGTTCAAGGACGTCGAGTTCGTCCCCGAGGCCTACGAGATCAAGGGCCGCGAGCAGGAGGAGACCGCGGCGCTGCTGCTGGGCCGGGTGTCGTACGAGGCGTTCGCCCCCGTGTGGCCGACGATGGACGACTTCGCGGGCTACAACGCGATGCCCCGCTACGTCGTCTCGACGACCCTGACCGAGGGTGACGAGAGGTGGCCGGCGACGGTGCTGTCGTCGCTCGACGAGGTCGCCGCGCTCAAGCAGACCGAGGGCGGCCCCATCGCGGTGCACGGCAGCGCGACCCTGGCGCAGGGACTGGCCGATGCGGGCCTCGTCGACCGCTACCACCTGCTGGTGTTCCCGCTGCTCCTCGGCGCGGGCCGGCGGCTGTTCGGCACCTCCGACGTCGACGCCACGAAGCTGTCGCTCGTCGAGCACGAGGTCTACTCCAACGGCATCCAGAAGAACGTGTTCGACGTCGTGCGCTGA